In one Juglans regia cultivar Chandler chromosome 11, Walnut 2.0, whole genome shotgun sequence genomic region, the following are encoded:
- the LOC118343798 gene encoding transcription initiation factor TFIID subunit 13-like, with the protein MTINKWATEGGLTDGGHQLKVVSQLPKKDGTLGFKNKCKFLYVKMYQPLLESVALVEDIVLECITDLVHKAQDIKSKRGKLSVEDFPVLIRKDLPKLNRCTELLSMNEELKQARKVFESDEEKLRKMKITRSICVVVLFYLHLFILSGLVRW; encoded by the exons atgacaATAAACAAATGGGCCACAGAAGGTGGTCTCACTGATGGTGGCCACCAATTGAAGGTGGTCTCACAATTACCAAAAAAAG aCGGCACTCTTGGATTTAAGAACAAATGCAAATTTTTATATGTGAAGATG TATCAGCCGCTTCTAGAGAGTGTGGCACTTGTGGAGGACATTGTTTTGGAGTGTATCACCGACCTG GTACATAAAGCCCAAGATATTAAATCAAAGAGGGGGAAGCTATCAGTTGAAGATTTCCCGGTTCTGATACGCAAG GACTTGCCAAAACTTAACCGGTGTACAGAGTTGCTTTCTATGAATGAGGAGCTGAAACAAGCCAGGAAGGTTTTTGAGTCAGATGAGGAGAAgttgaggaagatgaagataaCTAGATCGATTTGTGTGGTTGTTTTATTCTACTTGCATCTGTTCATACTTTCTGGTCTGGTAAGATGGTAA
- the LOC108991421 gene encoding transmembrane protein 205, producing MGWLTRFLAAVAFLAIGVIFSPETFGSKSDGQNSSKLAIYFKLAHLLGFSTAFGSGLWVTFISGIIMFKNLPRHQFGNLQSKMFPAYFSLVGTCCAISAGSFGYLHPWKSSSTAEKYQLGFLLSAFAFNLANLVVFTPMTVEMMKQRHKVERESSIGEEVGWSKNVEVAKVNPKLKAMNKKFGMIHGLSSLANIMSFGSLAMHSWYVAGKINL from the exons ATGGGTTGGTTAACGCGATTCCTAGCGGCCGTGGCTTTCCTAGCAATCGGGGTGATATTCTCGCCGGAGACCTTCGGATCGAAATCGGACGGTCAGAATTCGTCGAAGCTTGCTATCTACTTCAAGTTGGCTCATCTCCTCGGCTTCTCCACGGCCTTTGGCTCCGGTCTCTGGGTTACCTTCATTAGCGGCATCATCATGTTCAA GAATCTTCCGAGGCATCAGTTTGGAAATCTGCAAAGCAAGATGTTTCCTGCATATTTCAGCCTGGTCGGTACCTGTTGTGCAATATCAGCCGGGTCGTTTGGGTATCTGCATCCATGGAAGTCATCATCTACTGCTGAGAAGTACCAACTTGGCTTCTTGCTGTCTGCATTTGCGTTCAATCTTGCTAATTTGGTTGTCTTTACTCCCATGACCGTTGAG ATGATGAAGCAAAGGCATAAGGTGGAGAGAGAATCCAGCATTGGGGAAGAAGTTGGGTGGTCAAAGAACGTGGAGGTTGCAAAGGTGAATCCCAAGCTTAAGGCCATGAACAAGAAATTTGGGATGATTCATGGGTTATCATCCCTCGCTAATATCATGTCCTTTGGCAGCCTTGCCATGCACTCGTGGTACGTGGCAGGTAAAATCAATCTGTAA
- the LOC108991419 gene encoding phospholipase A1 PLIP2, chloroplastic-like, translated as MMDSLCLKTGIHGGLGSSISVCSGGAGGLEARSTPSQVSAVGREKKTAPFSRFSFKVPLRSLWPLNQGGGTSRYNGLAVEDAVLSENNSSVMNRDEGKVGVEVAEEVEEDVGQSENWVLKILHVRSLWKERSADLSEVEKEERGAVAINQRIGSDGEDDEEGCDACQVGDDEDEKERVEFDRDSFSRLLRRVSLAEARLYAQMSYLGNLAYDIPKIKPGNLLKYHGLHFVTSSIEKKELAAKAEQNQLSAETLEAEKDVKDKVEGKENKKEGYRISASAAYHIAASAASYLHSHTTSILPFKSSKPKAGEHPPEGSGESDNGYNMMNSDVASFMATRDSVTAVVAAKEEVKQAVADDLNSTRSSPCEWFICDDDQSGTRFFVIQGSESLASWQANLLFEPVQFEGLDVLVHRGIYEAAKGIYQQMLPEVHAHLNSRGKKAIFRFTGHSLGGSLALVVNLMLLIRHEVPMSSLLPVITFGAPSIMCGGERLLRKLGLPQSHVQSITMHRDIVPRAFSCNYPNHVAEILKAVNGNFRNHPCLNNQKLLYAPIGELLILQPDEKFSPSHNLLPSGSGLYVLSCPLSDTNDTEKQLRAAQMVFLNSPHPLEILSDRSAYGSEGTIQRDHDMNSYVKSVRGVIRQELNHIRKARREQRRKVWWPLVATRGINAGIIVGRPMISINMGQDQFHFSGILQTGRESLKRFSRFVASQHMHLFVVLLFPARLLLLGAYSMISFR; from the exons ATGATGGATAGTTTGTGTTTGAAGACGGGGATTCATGGGGGGCTGGGCTCCTCCATCTCCGTCTGCAGTGGTGGTGCTGGGGGTCTTGAAGCCCGTTCGACGCCGTCCCAGGTGAGCGCTGtggggagggagaagaagacgGCGCCATTTTCCAGGTTCTCCTTCAAGGTTCCCTTGAGATCTCTCTGGCCGCTGAATCAAGGTGGCGGCACCAGTAGGTACAATGGGTTGGCCGTAGAAGACGCTGTTCTTTCCGAGAATAATAGCAGTGTTATGAATAGAGACGAAGGGAAGGTTGGTGTGGAGGTGGcagaggaggtggaggaggatGTGGGGCAGAGCGAGAACTGGGTGTTGAAGATTTTGCACGTGAGGTCGCTGTGGAAGGAAAGGAGTGCTGACCTTTCGGAGGTAGAGAAGGAGGAACGGGGCGCTGTGGCAATTAATCAGAGAATTGGTTCTGATGGTGAAGATGACGAGGAAGGGTGTGATGCTTGTCAAGTtggtgatgatgaagatgaaaaggaaCGGGTCGAGTTTGATAGAGATTCGTTTTCGAGGTTGCTAAGGAGGGTGTCCCTGGCCGAGGCCAGGTTGTATGCTCAAATGTCGTATTTGGGGAACCTGGCATATGACATTCCCAAGATCAAG CCAGGGAATCTCCTGAAATACCATGGTCTGCATTTTGTAACTTCATCGATAGAGAAGAAGGAATTGGCTGCAAAAGCAGAGCAAAATCAATTGTCAGCTGAAACTCTGGAAGCAGAAAAGGATGTGAAGGACAAGgtggaaggaaaggaaaacaagaaagaagggTATCGGATAAGTGCATCTGCAGCATACCATATTGCTGCCTCTGCAGCTTCCTATTTGCATTCTCATACCACAAGCATACTTCCCTTCAAATCCTCAAAACCCAAGGCTGGTGAACATCCACCTGAAGGAAGCGGTGAAAGTGATAATGGTTATAATATGATGAACTCAGATGTCGCTTCTTTTATGGCAACCAGGGACTCCGTGACAGCTGTGGTTGCTGCAAAGGAGGAAGTGAAGCAAGCTGTTGCGGATGATCTGAACTCAACACGTTCATCACCTTGTGAGTGGTTCATATGTGATGACGATCAGAGTGGAACAAGATTCTTTGTCATTCAG GGGTCAGAATCACTAGCATCTTGGCAAGCAAATTTACTTTTTGAGCCCGTTCAATTTGAG GGACTGGATGTGCTTGTGCACAGAGGCATTTATGAGGCTGCAAAAGGGATCTATCAACAGATGTTGCCCGAGGTCCATGCACACCTAAACTCTCGTGGAAAGAAAGCAATTTTTCGTTTCACTGGGCACTCTCTTGGGGGAAGCTTGGCACTAGTCGTAAATCTTATGTTGCTGATACGGCATGAAGTGCCAATGTCTTCCTTACTTCCTGTAATTACATTTGGTGCACCATCTATCATGTGTGGAGGTGAACGCCTGCTTCGCAAGCTTGGATTGCCACAGAGCCATGTCCAATCGATCACAATGCACAGAGACATTGTACCTCGGGCCTTCTCTTGCAATTATCCTAATCATGTTGCAGAGATTCTCAAGGCTGTCAATGGGAACTTCCGCAATCATCCTTGTCTCAATAACCAG AAACTACTCTATGCTCCAATAGGTGAGCTTCTCATACTACAGCCGGATGAGAAATTCTCCCCTAGCCATAATCTCCTTCCTTCCGGAAGCGGTCTGTATGTTCTAAGCTGCCCATTGTCTGATACCAATGATACCGAGAAGCAGCTTCGGGCTGCACAAATGGTTTTTTTGAACTCGCCACACCCACTTGAGATCCTAAGTGATCGCTCTGCATATGGTTCTGAAGGAACCATTCAAAGAGATCACGACATGAATTCTTACGTGAAATCTGTCAGGGGTGTGATTCGCCAAGAGCTTAACCACATCAGGAAGGCAAGGAGAGAGCAACGCCGCAAAGTTTGGTGGCCCCTTGTTGCGACGCGTGGCATCAATGCTGGTATCATTGTGGGGAGGCCCATGATATCAATCAACATGGGCCAAGAccagttccatttctccggcATCTTACAAACAGGAAGAGAGTCCTTGAAAAGGTTCAGTAGGTTCGTGGCATCACAGCACATGCATTTGTTTGTGGTGCTCTTGTTTCCAGCTCGGTTGTTACTCTTAGGGGCATACAGCATGATCAGTTTTCGTTGA